In Methanomassiliicoccales archaeon, a genomic segment contains:
- a CDS encoding hydrogenase maturation protease, whose protein sequence is MTEKRDHLVIGIGSPVISDDAIGIRVAEAIMSMNLPNVDVEEASISGLDLIEVMLDYKRVVVVDAIVTRENEPGTVMVLTPDDISSTVHGVNPHETNIATALELGRTLEPQRFPKEIFFVAIEALNTYDISEEMTPPVKAALPVAVKKVLELLE, encoded by the coding sequence ATGACAGAGAAGCGCGACCACCTGGTCATCGGTATCGGCAGCCCGGTCATCAGCGACGACGCCATCGGCATCCGCGTGGCCGAGGCGATAATGTCGATGAACCTGCCCAACGTCGACGTGGAAGAGGCGAGCATCAGCGGCTTGGACCTGATCGAGGTCATGCTCGACTACAAGCGCGTGGTGGTTGTGGATGCTATAGTCACCAGGGAGAACGAGCCTGGTACGGTGATGGTTCTCACTCCCGATGACATCTCTTCGACGGTCCACGGGGTCAACCCCCACGAAACCAATATCGCCACCGCCCTGGAGCTAGGAAGAACGCTCGAACCGCAGCGCTTCCCCAAGGAGATCTTCTTCGTGGCCATCGAGGCGCTGAACACCTACGACATCAGCGAGGAGATGACGCCGCCCGTCAAGGCGGCCCTTCCCGTGGCGGTCAAGAAGGTCCTGGAACTCCTGGAGTGA
- a CDS encoding CBS domain-containing protein, translated as MREKAKDIYVEEVMTKAPKTGRPEMSAQAAAKLMREEKVGSLVIIEDGSAVGILTEKDLMEKIVAEGKGPAKVKVQNVMSSPVVTVGPKESVAAAAKKMSSMKLRRLPVVERGRLIGILTENDILRLSPALIELTREYARLGACGPIGGAPSFKPGYCENCGAYSEELMLQDGEMLCRDCREQR; from the coding sequence ATGAGAGAGAAGGCCAAGGACATCTACGTTGAGGAGGTCATGACCAAGGCCCCCAAGACCGGGAGGCCGGAGATGAGCGCTCAGGCCGCCGCCAAGCTGATGCGGGAGGAGAAGGTGGGCAGCCTGGTTATCATCGAGGACGGCTCCGCCGTCGGCATCCTGACGGAGAAGGACCTCATGGAGAAGATCGTGGCCGAGGGCAAGGGCCCAGCCAAGGTCAAGGTGCAGAACGTGATGTCCAGCCCTGTGGTCACCGTCGGACCGAAGGAGAGCGTGGCCGCCGCCGCTAAGAAGATGTCCAGCATGAAACTGCGTCGTCTGCCGGTGGTGGAGCGAGGGCGGCTGATCGGCATTCTCACGGAGAACGATATTCTAAGACTCTCTCCCGCGCTCATCGAGCTCACCCGGGAATACGCCCGCCTGGGAGCCTGCGGTCCGATCGGGGGCGCGCCCTCCTTCAAACCAGGATATTGCGAAAACTGCGGTGCCTACTCGGAAGAGCTCATGCTCCAGGACGGCGAGATGCTCTGCCGCGACTGTCGTGAGCAGAGGTGA
- a CDS encoding DUF749 family protein, whose amino-acid sequence MYKAQLVGVYAVAETPEELRPFLNIQAKHERRELKLNDRFAALQVEGTSSYVVAFLESLRSVEELEERLKQQECELNPVSRRSLERVLKGHRK is encoded by the coding sequence TTGTACAAAGCGCAGCTCGTCGGCGTGTACGCGGTAGCGGAGACACCGGAGGAGCTGCGCCCTTTTCTCAATATCCAGGCGAAACACGAGCGGAGGGAGCTGAAGCTCAACGACCGGTTCGCCGCGCTGCAGGTCGAAGGCACATCCTCCTATGTCGTCGCATTCCTTGAATCCCTGCGATCGGTGGAGGAGTTGGAGGAGCGCCTGAAGCAGCAGGAGTGCGAACTGAATCCAGTATCCCGTCGGTCCTTGGAAAGGGTGCTGAAAGGACACAGGAAGTAG
- a CDS encoding ArsA family ATPase has product MIIYTGKGGVGKTSVAAATALRAAELGYRTIAISTDQAHSLADSLEIALTGQPKNIAPNLDALEVDVLYEMEHRWKEIDKYLADFLSSQGIEGVTAKEMAVWPGMELLSALFYIWEYHQTKQYDVVILDTAPTGETLRLLSFPDISDWYFDKMYRVLKNTIKLARATVGRVMSAPLPSDDLFNDIDEIRQRLKMVKNILDDPKITSVRLVVNPERMVINETKRAFTYLSLYNLTVEALIINRLLPEEDTGGYFKEKLEEQKFYMKVIEESFSPLKMLKATQFNTELVGRASLEKLADMLFGDTDPTVVYSTEKAMAIYEDDGVDTLSIKLPFSQKEQVELYKTNDTLIVQVGWYKRSVTLPYTLGKKEATKAEFKDGRLLIRFEGGENHGGKEKVRRKKKARGGLPDGEEEN; this is encoded by the coding sequence GTGATCATCTACACTGGTAAGGGCGGAGTGGGAAAGACCTCTGTTGCCGCTGCCACCGCTCTCCGGGCCGCCGAGCTCGGCTATCGTACCATCGCCATCAGCACGGACCAGGCTCACTCGCTGGCAGACTCCCTGGAGATCGCCCTGACCGGTCAACCGAAGAACATCGCGCCCAACCTGGATGCGCTCGAGGTCGATGTCTTGTACGAAATGGAGCACCGATGGAAGGAGATCGACAAGTACCTAGCCGATTTCCTTTCCTCCCAGGGCATAGAAGGCGTTACAGCCAAAGAGATGGCGGTCTGGCCGGGCATGGAACTGCTCTCCGCCCTGTTCTACATATGGGAGTATCACCAGACGAAGCAGTACGACGTGGTCATCCTCGACACGGCCCCGACGGGCGAGACGCTGCGCCTGCTGTCCTTCCCGGACATATCCGACTGGTACTTCGACAAGATGTACCGAGTGCTCAAGAACACAATCAAGCTGGCCCGGGCCACGGTGGGCAGGGTGATGAGCGCCCCCTTGCCCTCCGATGACCTTTTCAATGACATCGATGAGATACGCCAGCGACTGAAGATGGTGAAGAACATCCTCGATGATCCGAAGATCACCAGCGTGCGTCTAGTGGTGAATCCAGAGCGCATGGTAATCAACGAGACCAAGCGTGCGTTCACTTACCTTAGCCTCTACAATCTGACCGTGGAGGCGTTGATCATCAATCGATTGCTTCCAGAGGAAGATACGGGGGGCTATTTCAAAGAGAAGCTGGAGGAGCAGAAGTTCTACATGAAGGTCATCGAGGAGAGCTTCAGCCCCTTGAAGATGCTGAAGGCCACCCAGTTCAACACGGAGCTGGTGGGACGGGCGAGCCTGGAGAAGCTGGCGGACATGCTGTTCGGGGACACTGACCCGACGGTCGTGTACTCCACCGAAAAGGCCATGGCGATCTACGAGGACGACGGCGTGGACACGCTGTCCATCAAACTACCATTCAGCCAAAAGGAGCAGGTAGAATTATATAAGACGAACGATACATTAATAGTGCAGGTAGGCTGGTACAAGCGCTCGGTGACCTTGCCATATACCCTGGGCAAGAAAGAGGCCACCAAAGCGGAGTTCAAGGATGGTCGCCTGCTGATCAGGTTCGAAGGGGGCGAGAATCATGGCGGCAAAGAGAAAGTCCGGAGAAAGAAAAAAGCCAGAGGAGGACTCCCCGATGGGGAGGAGGAGAACTAG
- a CDS encoding SRPBCC domain-containing protein, with product MERGKRIVQEWSTSEWPEGYPSSRLEIGLKANPEGTELVMMHSQVPEEQADDYDQGWHEHYWNRLNRYFGSEKRKGFKKHA from the coding sequence TTGGAGCGGGGGAAGAGGATTGTGCAGGAATGGTCCACCTCCGAGTGGCCCGAGGGCTATCCGTCTTCCAGGCTGGAGATAGGCCTCAAAGCCAACCCGGAAGGCACGGAACTGGTGATGATGCATTCGCAGGTGCCGGAAGAGCAAGCGGATGATTACGACCAGGGCTGGCACGAGCACTACTGGAATCGGTTGAACCGCTACTTCGGATCGGAGAAGAGGAAAGGCTTCAAGAAGCATGCATAA
- the hdrC gene encoding CoB--CoM heterodisulfide reductase subunit C has product MAKIVEPNPEFAKMIQKGWPGGETLMACYQCGTCTASCPSGRLTAFRTRQLIRRAQLGLKDEILPTEELWMCTTCYQCVERCPREVEITDLMFILRNIAVREGFMSEQHKKIGETMMKIGSTVPFPDDMKKMRVKMGLPAEPPTTVADKKAMEEFRKVMETTGFDKIMKGGKK; this is encoded by the coding sequence ATGGCCAAGATCGTGGAGCCCAATCCCGAGTTCGCGAAGATGATTCAGAAAGGTTGGCCTGGTGGCGAGACCTTGATGGCCTGCTACCAGTGCGGGACCTGTACTGCTTCCTGCCCGTCCGGAAGGCTGACGGCGTTCAGGACCAGGCAGTTGATCAGGAGGGCCCAGCTGGGCCTGAAGGATGAGATACTGCCCACTGAGGAGCTGTGGATGTGCACCACCTGCTACCAGTGCGTGGAGCGCTGTCCGCGTGAGGTGGAGATCACCGACCTCATGTTCATTTTGAGGAACATAGCCGTGCGCGAGGGATTCATGTCCGAGCAGCACAAGAAGATCGGCGAGACCATGATGAAGATCGGCTCCACCGTGCCTTTCCCGGACGACATGAAGAAGATGAGGGTGAAGATGGGATTGCCAGCCGAGCCCCCGACCACCGTGGCGGACAAGAAGGCCATGGAGGAGTTCCGCAAGGTGATGGAGACCACTGGCTTTGACAAGATCATGAAGGGAGGGAAGAAGTGA
- the pyrC gene encoding dihydroorotase has protein sequence MDLVIEGRAYYKGKLEPLSIGIDDGKIVKVKKFIRGGDKRIDYNDMIILPGAIDVHTHMRDPGLTKKEDFSTGTASAACGGVTCIFDMPNTSPPTVQREDLLEKKSIARHKAWVDYGLFGGCTGSSNLLRIGLEVVGFKVFMSSTTGDILLAEDRDIARVLETAMKLGKVVSVHAEDQHLIEKKEERSLKDHDERRPIQAEVSAIERLSKLAKGAKVNICHVTSKAGLDAAKAAGFTCEVTTHHMLLDTSSGRNAYLKVNPPLRAKQEKKALLAAFAQGQVDMLASDHAPHTIEDKEQEFDIAPSGVPGVETSLPLMMLSVKRDTLPLSALVRAACERPAEVFGLNKGRIEEGRDADLVVFDPRNVCQISKRRLHSKCAWTPYEGMEAIFPKATFLRGMLLTEDCSIVGERTGRDVVVARPRATP, from the coding sequence ATGGACCTGGTCATTGAGGGCCGAGCATACTACAAGGGCAAGCTGGAACCATTGAGCATCGGCATCGACGATGGCAAGATCGTCAAGGTGAAGAAGTTCATTCGGGGCGGGGACAAGCGCATCGACTACAACGACATGATCATCCTTCCAGGAGCGATCGATGTGCACACGCATATGCGCGATCCGGGCCTGACCAAGAAGGAGGACTTCTCCACCGGTACCGCGTCCGCCGCTTGCGGAGGGGTGACCTGCATTTTCGACATGCCGAACACCTCGCCGCCCACGGTTCAAAGGGAGGACCTGCTGGAAAAGAAATCGATCGCCAGGCACAAGGCTTGGGTGGACTACGGCCTGTTCGGAGGATGCACCGGATCCTCCAACCTGCTCCGCATAGGGTTGGAGGTGGTGGGGTTCAAGGTATTCATGTCCTCTACCACTGGGGATATCCTGCTGGCGGAGGACCGGGACATCGCTCGCGTGCTGGAAACGGCCATGAAGCTAGGCAAGGTCGTGAGCGTGCACGCCGAGGACCAGCACCTCATCGAGAAGAAGGAGGAGAGGAGCCTCAAGGACCACGATGAGCGCCGGCCGATCCAAGCGGAGGTGTCGGCCATCGAGCGCCTTTCCAAACTGGCCAAGGGCGCCAAGGTGAACATATGTCATGTGACATCGAAGGCCGGTCTGGATGCGGCCAAGGCAGCGGGGTTCACCTGCGAGGTCACCACCCATCACATGCTCCTGGACACCTCCAGTGGCCGGAACGCCTATCTGAAGGTCAATCCGCCCCTGCGGGCGAAGCAGGAGAAGAAAGCCCTTCTGGCGGCCTTCGCTCAAGGACAGGTGGACATGCTGGCCTCCGACCATGCACCGCACACCATCGAGGACAAGGAGCAGGAGTTCGACATCGCCCCTTCCGGGGTGCCAGGGGTGGAGACCTCATTGCCATTGATGATGTTGTCCGTGAAAAGGGACACTCTGCCATTGAGCGCTCTCGTCCGCGCGGCCTGCGAGCGGCCGGCTGAAGTATTTGGGCTGAACAAGGGGAGGATCGAGGAGGGCCGCGACGCCGACCTGGTGGTGTTCGATCCCCGAAACGTATGTCAGATCAGCAAGCGCAGGCTGCACAGCAAGTGCGCCTGGACCCCCTACGAAGGGATGGAGGCGATATTCCCCAAGGCAACCTTTTTGAGGGGCATGCTGCTCACCGAGGACTGCTCCATAGTGGGCGAGCGTACAGGCAGGGATGTGGTTGTTGCAAGACCGCGAGCTACCCCTTGA
- a CDS encoding LysR family transcriptional regulator, translating to MDVEPVVSLRVNGVALTPHQLEVLFAVYKEGSQRKAAERLHLAVPVVHRYLAQIEAKCRTKLLTTSSSGTKLNQDGLLLAREYSALLERMRTGGSVVVGGTMVTEELLLNVLSRLDNEANYDLIISDDGRNLKDYRAGMMDVVLLDDPLAAYEMEDVQFEEVAEDRLLHVDRGPAFVRFRYGAQRIGFRHLDSIGFKYSVEGTARSIGSLMRGNRSFFINESLALRKGLKLTSATDPVLLKHRILALFGRTSPEVEWLLRELRKERLG from the coding sequence GTGGATGTGGAACCGGTTGTATCATTAAGGGTAAATGGGGTTGCCCTGACCCCTCATCAGCTTGAGGTGCTCTTCGCCGTTTACAAGGAGGGCAGCCAGCGCAAGGCGGCGGAGAGACTCCATCTGGCGGTTCCGGTGGTTCATCGCTACCTGGCGCAGATCGAGGCCAAGTGCCGCACCAAGCTGCTGACCACTTCGTCCTCGGGCACGAAGCTGAATCAGGACGGCCTGCTGCTGGCGCGTGAATATTCGGCCCTTCTGGAACGCATGAGAACGGGCGGGTCGGTGGTCGTGGGCGGAACGATGGTCACGGAGGAACTGCTGTTGAACGTCCTCTCCCGCCTTGACAACGAGGCGAACTATGATCTCATTATCTCCGACGACGGGCGCAACCTTAAGGACTATAGGGCAGGAATGATGGATGTCGTCCTTCTCGACGACCCATTGGCCGCCTACGAGATGGAGGATGTGCAGTTCGAGGAGGTGGCCGAGGACCGCTTGCTGCACGTGGACCGCGGCCCCGCCTTCGTCCGTTTCAGATATGGTGCCCAGCGGATCGGATTCCGGCATCTTGACTCCATTGGTTTCAAATACTCCGTGGAGGGAACAGCACGCTCGATCGGCTCCCTCATGCGCGGGAACCGGAGCTTCTTCATCAACGAGAGCTTGGCCCTGAGAAAGGGGCTCAAGCTCACCAGCGCCACCGATCCGGTGCTCCTCAAGCACAGGATACTGGCGTTGTTCGGGAGAACATCCCCCGAGGTCGAATGGCTCCTTCGAGAGCTGAGAAAAGAGCGGCTGGGATGA
- the hdrB gene encoding CoB--CoM heterodisulfide reductase subunit B: MSAKFALFLGCVAPYRYPGIEKATRDVFKALDVELVELDGAGCCPAPGVIRSFDQATWLALAARNLVLAEKKGADIMTICNGCYGSLFEANYVVQHHPEKLKEVNEILAKVGMKYNGTAKVRHFAEVLYKDIGIEKIKAQVKNPLNYNVAVHYGCHFIKPSRVKHLDDSERPHILDDLVEATGAKSINYKDKIMCCGAGGGVRSRNSATALKMTEEKLENIKKVGGQMIIDVCPFCHLQYDRSQKDLPGFDIPVIHLSQLYGMAFGMPRESLGLEAHEVKFNL; this comes from the coding sequence ATGTCCGCCAAATTCGCGTTGTTCCTGGGGTGCGTCGCACCGTATAGGTACCCGGGCATCGAGAAGGCCACCCGCGACGTCTTCAAGGCTCTGGACGTCGAGCTGGTGGAACTAGACGGCGCAGGCTGCTGCCCCGCTCCAGGCGTCATTCGCTCATTCGACCAGGCGACCTGGTTGGCGCTCGCGGCAAGAAACCTCGTCCTGGCCGAGAAGAAGGGCGCGGACATCATGACCATCTGCAACGGCTGCTACGGATCGCTCTTCGAGGCGAACTACGTGGTGCAGCACCACCCGGAGAAGCTCAAGGAGGTCAACGAGATCCTGGCCAAGGTGGGCATGAAGTACAACGGCACCGCGAAGGTCCGGCACTTCGCCGAGGTCTTATACAAGGACATCGGCATTGAGAAGATCAAAGCCCAGGTGAAGAACCCCTTGAACTATAACGTGGCCGTCCACTACGGCTGCCACTTCATCAAACCCTCGAGGGTCAAGCACCTGGATGACTCAGAGAGGCCACACATCTTGGATGACCTCGTCGAGGCCACGGGCGCCAAGAGCATCAACTACAAGGACAAGATCATGTGCTGCGGCGCTGGAGGCGGCGTGCGCTCCCGCAACTCCGCCACCGCGCTCAAGATGACCGAAGAGAAACTGGAGAATATCAAGAAGGTCGGCGGCCAGATGATCATCGATGTGTGCCCGTTCTGCCACTTGCAGTACGATAGATCACAGAAAGACCTGCCCGGCTTCGACATTCCGGTCATCCACCTGTCCCAGCTCTATGGCATGGCCTTCGGGATGCCGAGGGAATCGCTGGGCCTGGAAGCGCACGAGGTCAAGTTCAACCTCTGA
- a CDS encoding 30S ribosomal protein S3ae translates to MAEKKKAAPKTTARKVKDRWKAKEWYKIHAPMMFNQALLGETPSADAASLIGRMTEVTVHDLTGDFSKMHVKLKFKVDDVRGFEAHTIFVGQDLTSDYIRRLTRRKKTKTDHVIDVVTKDGYKVRIKPMSITDKRIQASQETAVRNLMTNEMQKIGADMTISELVKAVISGDLAKRLSTVSKVIVPIKRVEIRKTEVLEMGSRSAQDQSIIEVPAEEPKPIEGEGAVPKVPQPEETEEIAKTEEEVSEEEELEEEKEETGEQ, encoded by the coding sequence TTGGCTGAGAAGAAGAAGGCGGCGCCCAAGACCACGGCGCGCAAGGTCAAGGACAGGTGGAAGGCAAAAGAGTGGTACAAGATCCACGCCCCGATGATGTTCAACCAGGCCCTCCTGGGAGAGACACCTAGCGCGGATGCCGCCAGCCTCATCGGAAGGATGACCGAGGTCACGGTCCACGACCTGACGGGCGATTTCTCCAAGATGCACGTCAAGCTGAAGTTCAAGGTCGATGACGTTCGCGGGTTCGAGGCCCACACCATCTTCGTCGGCCAGGACCTCACCAGCGACTACATCCGCCGCCTCACCAGGCGCAAGAAGACCAAGACCGACCATGTCATCGACGTCGTCACCAAGGACGGCTACAAGGTCCGGATCAAACCCATGAGCATCACGGACAAGCGCATCCAGGCGTCGCAGGAGACGGCCGTGCGCAACCTCATGACCAACGAGATGCAGAAGATCGGAGCGGACATGACCATCTCCGAACTCGTGAAGGCCGTCATCTCCGGAGATCTGGCCAAGAGGCTGTCCACCGTGTCCAAGGTCATCGTCCCCATCAAGCGCGTGGAGATCCGCAAGACCGAGGTGCTGGAGATGGGCAGCCGGTCGGCGCAGGACCAGAGCATCATCGAGGTTCCGGCCGAGGAGCCCAAACCCATCGAGGGCGAGGGAGCCGTGCCGAAGGTCCCGCAGCCAGAGGAGACCGAGGAGATCGCCAAGACCGAGGAAGAGGTCTCCGAGGAAGAAGAACTGGAAGAGGAGAAAGAGGAAACCGGCGAGCAGTGA
- a CDS encoding pitrilysin family protein, whose protein sequence is MYSCSSIPFSILSPPWTIERQRYKYPSRSLLDGFFFSLGRQTHSFKSRTLCNYARGRDTTKRVEEMRVETTPGGIPVLVDVLPWSKASAVAVDVAVGSRDEPERQHGIAHLLEHLLFKGTAKRSSRQMSQEIEAAGGEMNGYTTKEITSYYVSTLEETFPVAQEMLAEIICEPSIDAKDIETEKKVVTQEIRMSEDDPDTYSHDLLMKAVWKGNPMADPEAGYVKCVNTLDRAKVKVFFEGNYRPPNMVVVATGQVEVEQVVEWTTQRFDELPRARPRKERITPVFRPGIELFPREGDQVYVAMAFPGVNASHADRYVNSLVGGVLGAGTSSRLYQKVREENGLVYSIYSMTYAHTDVGATGFFFSTSSENTEKVMRVIASELRALKEDGLEKGELERAKRWTKGMIVRRLESSPEHRMFFLGEAYLQVGKPLTVEQVLKRVEAVKEEDLARSAGELLQRKNMGLVLHGNGKEGKGIVERLQTLDF, encoded by the coding sequence TTGTACTCATGCAGCAGCATTCCGTTCTCCATACTCTCGCCTCCGTGGACCATTGAGCGTCAGAGATACAAATACCCTTCCCGGAGCCTCCTGGATGGGTTCTTCTTCAGCCTGGGCAGGCAAACCCATAGCTTCAAATCGCGCACCTTGTGTAACTACGCCCGAGGAAGGGACACGACGAAGAGGGTGGAGGAGATGCGGGTGGAGACGACCCCTGGAGGGATCCCGGTCCTGGTGGATGTGCTCCCCTGGTCCAAGGCGTCGGCGGTGGCCGTGGACGTGGCCGTGGGATCGAGGGACGAGCCGGAGAGGCAGCACGGCATAGCCCACCTTCTCGAGCATCTCCTTTTCAAGGGCACGGCTAAGCGATCTTCAAGGCAGATGTCGCAAGAGATCGAGGCGGCGGGGGGTGAGATGAACGGCTACACCACCAAGGAGATCACCTCCTACTACGTCTCCACCCTGGAAGAGACCTTCCCCGTGGCTCAGGAGATGTTGGCTGAGATCATCTGCGAGCCGTCAATCGATGCCAAGGATATTGAGACGGAGAAAAAGGTGGTGACGCAGGAGATCCGGATGTCCGAGGACGATCCGGACACCTACAGCCACGATCTATTGATGAAGGCGGTCTGGAAAGGCAATCCCATGGCCGACCCGGAGGCTGGCTACGTCAAATGTGTCAACACGTTGGACCGGGCCAAGGTCAAGGTCTTCTTCGAGGGCAACTATCGTCCTCCGAACATGGTGGTGGTGGCGACCGGTCAGGTGGAGGTGGAGCAGGTGGTGGAATGGACTACCCAGCGTTTCGACGAGCTTCCGAGAGCCAGACCGAGGAAAGAACGCATCACGCCTGTCTTCCGCCCAGGCATCGAGCTCTTTCCGCGCGAAGGGGACCAGGTGTACGTGGCCATGGCCTTTCCCGGGGTCAACGCCTCGCACGCGGACCGCTACGTCAACAGCCTGGTCGGCGGGGTGCTGGGGGCCGGCACCTCCTCCAGACTCTACCAGAAAGTGCGAGAGGAGAACGGCCTCGTCTATTCCATATACTCGATGACCTACGCCCACACCGACGTGGGCGCGACCGGTTTCTTCTTCTCCACCTCTTCTGAGAACACAGAGAAGGTCATGCGGGTCATCGCCTCCGAGCTGAGGGCTCTCAAGGAAGATGGACTGGAGAAAGGTGAACTGGAGCGGGCCAAGCGCTGGACCAAGGGCATGATCGTGCGGCGCTTGGAGTCCTCCCCCGAGCACCGCATGTTCTTCCTAGGGGAGGCCTACCTGCAGGTGGGCAAGCCGCTTACGGTGGAGCAGGTGCTCAAGCGGGTCGAAGCGGTGAAGGAAGAGGACCTAGCCAGGTCCGCCGGGGAATTGCTGCAGCGGAAGAACATGGGACTGGTCCTGCACGGCAACGGGAAAGAAGGGAAAGGCATCGTGGAGCGCTTGCAGACGCTTGACTTCTAA
- a CDS encoding PAC2 family protein, with product MENGMLLHEYKKISFRRPMVIVGFPSVGLVSSIAANFVVRSMKLERIATILSPDFPPYAIVHEGVALPPVRIYAGQRQCDDRGEECEELIVVTSEFMPAPNLILPLVGTILDWCKSNEANTIVVLEGRNVGDAPEKHEIAAVATGEKCRKMLETYGLKEFKEGMVSGLSGVLLYEGERAGMDVICLLGPARLDYPDARGAARLIEHVAKMLPELKLDPEPLFKEAEGIEKEMKAAMESMRQQARRPDESVLYG from the coding sequence ATGGAGAACGGAATGCTGCTGCATGAGTACAAGAAGATCAGCTTTCGGAGGCCGATGGTCATCGTGGGATTCCCGAGCGTGGGGCTGGTGAGCTCCATAGCCGCGAACTTCGTGGTGAGGAGCATGAAGTTGGAGAGGATCGCCACCATCCTCTCACCGGATTTCCCACCCTATGCCATAGTGCACGAGGGCGTGGCTTTGCCCCCGGTACGCATCTATGCCGGGCAGAGACAATGTGACGACCGGGGGGAGGAATGCGAGGAGCTCATCGTCGTCACCTCGGAGTTCATGCCTGCGCCCAACCTCATCCTGCCCCTGGTCGGGACCATACTGGACTGGTGCAAGAGCAATGAGGCGAACACCATCGTGGTCTTGGAAGGCAGGAACGTGGGGGACGCTCCGGAGAAGCATGAGATCGCGGCCGTGGCCACAGGAGAGAAATGCCGCAAGATGCTGGAAACCTATGGGCTGAAAGAATTCAAAGAGGGAATGGTGAGCGGTCTGTCCGGCGTCCTGCTTTACGAAGGGGAGAGGGCCGGCATGGACGTCATCTGCTTGCTCGGGCCGGCCCGATTGGACTATCCGGATGCTCGCGGCGCAGCTCGGCTGATCGAGCACGTGGCGAAGATGTTGCCCGAGCTGAAGCTCGATCCGGAGCCGTTGTTCAAGGAGGCAGAAGGCATCGAGAAGGAGATGAAGGCGGCCATGGAGAGCATGCGGCAGCAGGCCCGTCGGCCGGACGAATCGGTGCTCTATGGCTAA
- a CDS encoding TIGR00296 family protein, with product MHKVKHGLGLAHVLSEPLKLSSPNLLHCVDGGLARPAGRNLVYSWTKLVPMNDSEGETAVGIARKTIEAEASDEEPGRLDAPDSFRQKRGVFVTIHTHPQMDLRGCIGYPEPVFSLGKALIKAAQGACHDPRFPYLRREELEHIIVEVSILTVPEEIKVESRKELPSKVQVGRDGLIVEMGYFRGLLLPQVASEWGWDAETFLAQTCVKAGLTPDCWLDKRSKVYGFQAEIFTEEVPRGKTMRKELK from the coding sequence ATGCACAAGGTGAAGCACGGCCTGGGGCTGGCGCACGTTCTATCCGAACCTTTAAAACTGTCCTCCCCGAATCTACTTCACTGCGTCGATGGCGGCCTAGCTCGTCCGGCGGGCCGCAATCTGGTCTATAGCTGGACGAAGTTGGTCCCAATGAACGATAGCGAGGGCGAGACGGCGGTCGGGATCGCGCGGAAGACGATCGAAGCGGAGGCGAGCGATGAGGAACCTGGGCGGTTGGATGCCCCGGATAGTTTCCGCCAGAAGCGGGGGGTGTTCGTCACTATCCACACCCATCCTCAGATGGACCTTCGCGGCTGTATTGGATATCCTGAACCCGTGTTCTCGCTCGGGAAGGCATTGATCAAGGCGGCCCAAGGTGCTTGCCACGATCCCCGTTTCCCTTACCTGAGGAGAGAGGAGCTCGAGCATATCATAGTAGAGGTGAGCATCCTTACCGTACCGGAGGAGATAAAGGTGGAGAGCAGGAAGGAGCTTCCGTCGAAGGTGCAGGTGGGACGGGACGGGCTCATCGTGGAGATGGGCTACTTCCGTGGCCTGCTCCTGCCTCAGGTGGCCTCGGAATGGGGCTGGGACGCAGAGACCTTCCTGGCCCAGACCTGCGTCAAGGCCGGCCTGACCCCGGACTGTTGGCTGGACAAGCGCTCCAAGGTCTATGGTTTCCAGGCGGAGATATTCACTGAGGAAGTCCCTCGGGGCAAGACAATGCGCAAGGAGCTCAAGTGA